DNA from Lentilitoribacter sp. Alg239-R112:
GAACTCCTGAATATTGACACCTAGTGTTATTTGACTGGACTTTTGGGCCAAAGGAAGCAATTCATACCTCATGCTGCCCGATCATCGGGCTCTTTCCGGTAGCTGCACAGGAACATATGTGGCTTGACCAGGAAAGGAACGATCATGATCAACACGTCCGGTAACATAGTTTTGTCGCAACACAGGACCGTGTATTCAAAACCTCAAAAAACGTCTAGTAAACCACGCAAAAAGTCTGAGATCATCTTACATGCGTTACAACGCAAACGTGGTGCATCTCTTGATGAACTCTGCATAATCACGGGGTGGCAAGCCCATTCAATTCGCGGACATATATCAGGGACATTACGTAAGAAGAAAAAACTGAATGTATCTTCAGACCTCACTAGATCAGGTACTCGCCGTTATCGAGTGATCGAGGAGTGTAGTTGATGCGAAGTCAAATAAAAGCAAACAGAGTAATTCATGCCCCAAGTGCAGCTGATATGTTTGCGGAAATATCTAAGTATGACAGGTCAGCATTGGTTGAGAAATGGCAGAACTTTTTTGGAACTGCTCCAGCTAAAAACACCTCATCATCTATTCTAATTCGTGTCATGGCACATAAAATACAAAGCAGAGTTTTTGGAGGATTAAGTTCTTCATCGAAGCGAGCATTGCGCAAAGAACTAAAGGCCTCATATCAAAAACAAGCTATGAGCGTCTTGCATGAACCCAGTGCGGTAAATGGAAAACCTGATAGCCAAGTAGCCGCTACAAAACATCCAACCTCTCAGCCCCCCCTTCTATCTGCAGGTACTCAATTGATCAGAGAATGGAATGGCAGACCATATCGTGCTGAAGTGACTGACGGTGGCTTCATTCTCGATGGGAAGAGCTATCAGTCTCTGTCAGCCATCGCCAAGAAGATAACAGGCACCCATTGGTCAGGACCACGGTTCTTTGGTCTTAGTACATCTAAACCAATGAAAGCTTCTGATGCTATTGCTGGCGTGGCTACCGGAGCCGCACAATGAAGAAGATCCGTTGTGCCATCTACACCCGTAAGTCATCCGAGGAAGGTTTGGATCAGGACTTCAATTCACTTGATGCTCAACGGGAAGCGTGTGCGGCTTATGTCGCCAGTCAAAAGCATGAAGGCTGGGTCTTACTACCTGACCATTATGATGATGGAGGTATATCAGGCGGGACTATGGATCGCCCTGCCCTTCAAAGGCTGCTCAATGACATTGATGAAGGCCTTGTAGATCAGATCATTGTTTACAAGATTGATTGGCTTACTCGGTCCTTATCAGACTTTGCAAAACTGGTTGATCAGCTTGATGCAGCTGAGGCTTCATTCGTATCCGTCACCCAGAGTTTTAATACATCCACCAGCATGGGGCGACTAACACTGAATGTCCTATTGTCATTTGCCCAGTTTGAGCGAGAAATCACTGCCGAATGGATTAGAGATAAGATATCAGCATCCAAGAAGAAGGGCCTATGGATGGGTGGTTCAGTGCCAATTGGATATGTGGCTGATGGAAGAAGTTTAAAAATAGACGAGAAAGAAGCAGAGACTATTCGCATCATCTATAGCCTCTATCGGAAACACGGCAATATCCGTTTGGTAAAAGATGAGGTTGATAAGCTTGGGCTTCGGTCAAAAAGCAGGCTGATTACCAAGAAGCCCATAGATGGTGAGAGGCACCCGAAACAGATTGGCGATGTATCTTTCGGCAAAGGACATATTCACTTCATCCTG
Protein-coding regions in this window:
- a CDS encoding DUF3489 domain-containing protein — translated: MINTSGNIVLSQHRTVYSKPQKTSSKPRKKSEIILHALQRKRGASLDELCIITGWQAHSIRGHISGTLRKKKKLNVSSDLTRSGTRRYRVIEECS
- a CDS encoding DUF2924 domain-containing protein — protein: MRSQIKANRVIHAPSAADMFAEISKYDRSALVEKWQNFFGTAPAKNTSSSILIRVMAHKIQSRVFGGLSSSSKRALRKELKASYQKQAMSVLHEPSAVNGKPDSQVAATKHPTSQPPLLSAGTQLIREWNGRPYRAEVTDGGFILDGKSYQSLSAIAKKITGTHWSGPRFFGLSTSKPMKASDAIAGVATGAAQ